In a single window of the Veillonella sp. genome:
- a CDS encoding transketolase, with product MATLTQDVKQLVQEKAKAIRVSIVQSVTAAKSGHPGGSLSIADVMALLYYVEMNVDPANPKAPNRDRFVLSKGHAAPALYATLAEKGYFPKEELLNLRKIDHMLQGHPDMKHTPGVDMSTGSLGQGISAACGMALAGKIDNADYRVYSILGDGELEEGQVWEAAMFAGHYKLNNLTAFVDFNGLQIDGDITKVLSPLPIPEKFKAFNWNVIEVNGHDLDELHNAIESAKAFTEGPTCIVMHTVKGKGVEEMEGQAGWHGKAPSAEQGEAFVNEIMGVK from the coding sequence ATGGCTACATTAACACAAGATGTTAAACAACTAGTTCAAGAGAAGGCAAAAGCTATTCGCGTTAGTATTGTTCAGTCTGTAACGGCAGCAAAATCCGGTCACCCAGGTGGTTCTTTATCTATCGCTGATGTGATGGCCTTGTTGTACTATGTAGAAATGAATGTAGATCCAGCAAATCCAAAAGCTCCAAATAGAGATCGTTTTGTCCTTTCTAAAGGTCATGCAGCTCCTGCTTTATATGCTACATTGGCTGAAAAAGGTTATTTCCCTAAAGAAGAACTTTTGAATTTACGTAAAATTGACCATATGTTACAAGGCCATCCTGATATGAAACATACTCCTGGCGTAGATATGTCTACAGGTTCCTTAGGCCAAGGCATTTCTGCCGCATGTGGTATGGCATTGGCAGGCAAAATTGACAATGCTGATTATCGCGTTTACTCCATTTTAGGTGATGGCGAGCTTGAAGAAGGTCAAGTATGGGAAGCAGCAATGTTTGCTGGTCATTATAAACTCAATAATTTGACTGCTTTTGTTGATTTTAATGGCCTTCAAATCGATGGTGATATTACTAAAGTACTTTCTCCATTGCCAATTCCTGAGAAATTTAAAGCTTTCAATTGGAATGTTATTGAAGTCAATGGTCATGATCTTGATGAACTTCATAATGCCATTGAATCTGCAAAAGCTTTCACAGAAGGCCCAACATGCATTGTAATGCATACTGTAAAAGGTAAGGGCGTTGAAGAAATGGAAGGACAAGCAGGTTGGCATGGTAAAGCGCCAAGCGCAGAGCAAGGTGAAGCCTTTGTTAATGAAATTATGGGGGTAAAATAA
- the csaB gene encoding polysaccharide pyruvyl transferase CsaB, with translation MSNIVISGYYGFGNAGDEAMLCAIIDAIRKEEADAHITVISGNPTETSKKHNIHAVGTFSAFGILKAIANSDLVISGGGSLLQDATSIRNTYYYLSIMALAKMMGKKVMLYSQGIGPLNRPSTRRAVSFILRFVDTITVRDSISKSELESLGIEDVEVTADAVLAMQPADLSIGKRILEGYTSKLPKSIENPKRIGVAVRSWKDDTEYRESLANVLSRLQEQDEVEIIFIPMSHPEDTKEAKIIASYMPKGAIVLEGPFSTEEQVSLSGNVDLMIGIRLHALVFSSLMGKPVIGISYDPKITSFLHMIGQEPIGTMTHLREEALYQRCHKLLNSREEYQSSYDCIEALRLNSQRNAEIAISLLKDY, from the coding sequence ATGAGTAATATTGTTATCTCTGGTTATTATGGTTTTGGTAATGCTGGCGATGAAGCAATGCTTTGTGCCATTATCGATGCCATTCGCAAAGAGGAAGCAGATGCGCATATTACGGTTATTTCTGGTAATCCTACAGAGACAAGCAAAAAACATAACATTCATGCAGTGGGGACATTTTCCGCATTTGGTATTTTAAAGGCAATTGCCAATTCTGATTTAGTGATCAGTGGTGGAGGCAGTCTTTTACAAGATGCTACAAGTATTCGTAATACATATTACTATTTAAGTATTATGGCTTTAGCTAAAATGATGGGAAAAAAGGTAATGCTTTACTCTCAAGGTATTGGGCCTTTAAATCGTCCCTCTACACGAAGAGCTGTTAGCTTTATATTGCGATTTGTGGATACCATTACAGTTCGTGATTCTATTTCAAAATCTGAATTAGAGTCCTTAGGAATTGAAGATGTAGAGGTTACAGCTGATGCTGTTTTGGCTATGCAACCGGCAGATTTGTCTATTGGTAAACGTATTTTAGAAGGCTATACATCTAAACTACCTAAATCTATAGAGAATCCAAAACGAATTGGTGTTGCTGTTCGTAGTTGGAAAGATGATACAGAATATCGTGAATCATTAGCCAATGTGTTGAGCCGATTACAAGAGCAAGATGAGGTAGAAATTATTTTTATTCCTATGTCTCATCCAGAGGATACAAAAGAAGCTAAAATTATCGCTAGTTATATGCCAAAGGGGGCTATTGTTCTTGAAGGCCCATTCTCTACAGAGGAACAAGTATCCTTATCGGGGAATGTGGATCTAATGATTGGTATACGTCTTCATGCTCTAGTATTTAGCTCTTTAATGGGGAAACCTGTTATTGGTATTTCCTACGATCCTAAAATTACAAGCTTCTTACATATGATTGGTCAGGAACCAATAGGAACAATGACACATCTTAGAGAAGAGGCGCTATATCAGCGATGTCATAAGCTCTTAAATTCCAGAGAAGAGTATCAATCCTCTTATGATTGTATTGAAGCATTGCGTTTAAACTCTCAACGCAATGCAGAAATCGCTATTTCATTACTTAAAGATTATTAA